AACGGATTAGAAGGCCGTTGCTCTATCCACTGAGCTACGGAGGCAAGGGTTCCAGCGTAGCGCAGCGGGGCGCGGCCGTGCGCGATCGGCCATCGCGGCGGCGGCCGCCGCGGCCGCCCTCCTCGCAGCCGCTACGCCCGGGAGCCGGGCAGCTCGCGGTGGCCGCCGAACTGCTGGCGCATCGCCGAGAGCACCTGGTTGGCGTAGCGATCCTCGCCCCGCGACGAGAAGCGCTCGAACAGCGACGCCGCCAGCACGGGCACGGGCACGCCGACGTCGATGGCGGCCTTCACGGTCCAGCGGCCCTCGCCCGAGTCGGAGACCCGACCCGCGAGTCCGTCGAGGGAGGGGTTCTCGCGCAGCGCGGCGGCGGTGAGGTCGAGCAGCCACGACGAGACCACCGATCCGCGCCGCCACAGCTCGGTCACTCTCGAGGTGTCGATGTCGAATCGGTAGAGCTCGGGCTCGTCGAGCGGGGCGACCTCGGCGGCGTGCTCGACGGAGAGCTCGTCGCGCTCGGCGCCGGCGTTGGCGTGCTCGAGCAGGTTGAGGCCCTCGGCGAAGGCCGCCATCATGCCGTACTCGATGCCGTTGTGCACCATCTTCACGAAGTGGCCGGCGCCGGTCGCACCGCAGTGCAGGTAGCCGAGCTCCTCGGGGCTGTGCTCGCCCTCGCGGCCCGGGGTGCGGGCCACGTCGCCGGCGCCGGGGGCGAGGGATCGCAGCAGCGGCTCGACGGCGGCGACGGCCTCGTCGGGGCCGCCGACCATGAGGCAGTAGCCGCGTTCGAGCCCGAAGACACCGCCGCTCGTGCCGACGTCGACGTAGTGGATGCCGCGCTCGGCGAGTTCCCGGCCGCGGCGCACGTCGTCGCGGTAGTGGGAGTTGCCGCCGTCGATGAGGATGTCGCCGGCGCTCAGCAGCCGCGCCGTCTCGGCCACGACGTCGCCGGTGAGACCGGCCGGGATCATCAGCCAGATCACGCGCGGCGCGGGCAGCGCCTCGACCAGCTCGGCGATCCCGGCGACGCCCTTCGCCCCCTCTGCGGCGAGAGCCTCCACGGATCGCGGGTCGACGTCGTACGCGACGCACGCGTGCCCGGCGCGCATGGCGCGGCGGGCGATGTTCGCGCCCATGCGGCCGAGTCCGATGATGCCGAAGTGCATGAGGGGGTCCTCCTGGTGCGTGGGCGTGGTGCGGGGCGGTGCGGATGCTGGGGCGGGGCCGGTCAGTCGCTCGGGATCGTGGTGATGGCCTCGGTGGCCCCGGGCAGCCGGCGCAGCCCGAGGCGTCGGATGAGGTCGGACGCGAGCTCGCGGGGGCGGCGGGCGACGCCGATGACGATGCCGTTCTCGTCGGGCTCGAGGGGCTCGAGCGTCGCGTACTGCGAACCGAGCAGGCTCTGCGGCATGAAGTGGTCGAGGCGGCGGCTGAGCCGCTCGGAGACCACGTCGCGCGATCCCTCGAGGTGCACGAAGAGCACGCCTGGGCCGCCGATGCGGTCGCGGTAGACGCGCCGCAGGGCCGAGCAGGTGACGATGCCGGGCATGCCCGCCTGCTGGCGATCCCGGATCCACTCGGCGATCCTGTCGAGCCAGGGCCAGCGATCCTCGTCGGTGAGCGCTTCGCCCGCGGCCATCTTCGCCACGTTCGCCTCGGGGTGCAGGTCGTCGCCCTCGGCGAGATCCCACCCGAGCGCGCCGGCGAGGAGACCCGCGAGGGTCGACTTGCCGCAGCCGGAGACGCCCATCAGCACGAGCACGGTCGGGGTGTCGTTCTGCGCCATGTCACACCACCAGGTCCAGCAGCAGCACGCCGATGAGGCCGGCGACCGAGATGAGGCACTCGAGCACGCTCCAGGTCTTGAAGGTCTGGGGCAGGTTGGTGCCGAGGTACTGCTTGACGAGCCAGAAGCCGGCGTCGTTGACGTGGGAGAGGAACACCGAGCCGCTGCCGATCGCGAGCACGAGCAGGGCGACCTCGGGGGAGGGGAGCGTCGCGGCGACGGGAGCCATGAGCCCCGCGGCGGTGACGGTGGCGACGGTGGCCGAGCCGGTGGCGACGCGCACGAGCACCGCCACGACCCAGCCGAGCAGCAGCACCGAGATGCCGCTGTCGATCACGGCCCGTGTGATGACCTCGCCGATGCCGGTGTCGATGAGCACCTGCTTGAACGCGCCGCCCGCGCCCACGATGAGCAGGATCCCGGCGATGGGAGGCAGGCTCTCCTCGAGCGTCTTCGAGACGCTGGAGCGGGTCATGCGGGCGCCGCCGCCGAGCACGAAGATGCCGAAGATCAGGGTGATGAGCAGCGCGATGGCGGGAGTGCCGAGGAAGTCGATGATGCTCCACCAGAAGCCGCTCGGCTCGGCGACGAAGACCTCGGTGAGCGCCTTCACCATCATCAGCACG
The genomic region above belongs to Leucobacter muris and contains:
- the gnd gene encoding phosphogluconate dehydrogenase (NAD(+)-dependent, decarboxylating); protein product: MHFGIIGLGRMGANIARRAMRAGHACVAYDVDPRSVEALAAEGAKGVAGIAELVEALPAPRVIWLMIPAGLTGDVVAETARLLSAGDILIDGGNSHYRDDVRRGRELAERGIHYVDVGTSGGVFGLERGYCLMVGGPDEAVAAVEPLLRSLAPGAGDVARTPGREGEHSPEELGYLHCGATGAGHFVKMVHNGIEYGMMAAFAEGLNLLEHANAGAERDELSVEHAAEVAPLDEPELYRFDIDTSRVTELWRRGSVVSSWLLDLTAAALRENPSLDGLAGRVSDSGEGRWTVKAAIDVGVPVPVLAASLFERFSSRGEDRYANQVLSAMRQQFGGHRELPGSRA
- a CDS encoding gluconokinase, which gives rise to MAQNDTPTVLVLMGVSGCGKSTLAGLLAGALGWDLAEGDDLHPEANVAKMAAGEALTDEDRWPWLDRIAEWIRDRQQAGMPGIVTCSALRRVYRDRIGGPGVLFVHLEGSRDVVSERLSRRLDHFMPQSLLGSQYATLEPLEPDENGIVIGVARRPRELASDLIRRLGLRRLPGATEAITTIPSD